A portion of the Oncorhynchus gorbuscha isolate QuinsamMale2020 ecotype Even-year linkage group LG07, OgorEven_v1.0, whole genome shotgun sequence genome contains these proteins:
- the mrtfba gene encoding myocardin-related transcription factor B, whose amino-acid sequence MEPQGLPRAVGDYEMFGLLVPSPQSEAVTHELEELTLQPSNNLPPLNERKNVLQLRLQQRRTREQLVDQGIMPPLKSPAAFHEQIRSLERARTENFLKHKIRSRPERSELVRMHILKETGAEPSLQATQMKLKRARLADDLNEKLAQRPGPMELVEKNILPVEPSVKEAIIVNYPKALDTYGFDEDSGDALSPEQPASHESKASTPSPGEPRALEAPCPPPLPTITNNHTILQPFPVVTQATADFLKALSTQELPVSRPAPASQPIITVVPSKPGPTLVKQSQPKQPGERNRSKKGKDPKPRVKKLKYHQYVPPDQKQEASEAPMDSSYAKILHQQQLFLQLQILNQQQQQHYNYHTILPAPLKPVAEGQNSGVNGLPTSIVLSLPPAPHVTVPPPTPVRPNNSLSNRKPGHLPPNLEDMKVAELKLELKLRSLPVSGTKTDLIERLKPYQEGPSTPAPTTVPNPGFKTLPSIPIEVGSSPALLPAHQVAPESMSATAPVSPIPTDLATFRDDGGMPRVSKLLCDPQRVSLCRTGAGMSQLGLGVVPEEKDRRLHEKERQIEELMRKLEQEQMLVEELKMQLGVEKKTQPLQGPSDPVPMIQTFNAVKMEGRVLPNCSAMINSTLAPQTLPTVVKVEDVICNTRPHSQPNPAPSLPQFFISHQGRVSQVLGQPVSQTLLTAQDGSTQILLPVLQATLSNQAPGLMQASISQLHTTKMETASTQQITNHNHILQTVTVCNGSGMVENQTMPDMPPQCFLSSSPDNRHSPRGASPSHNHSNGPVNKSPSPSQPTFILHPSSLVTQPPKTREPPRYEDAVKQTRNLQQANNLTQVSTATSQQMDDLFDILIQSGEITPFIQQDLPSLSTKTVPVTANITTLPVNTALFRTPPQIQVAPPPTPPFNPLPLPSLSSDNQLEAFLEGTLNNLSPTTDPRTLGLIEELQSQLLDQPYSPMDTSELSFCDSTSPPSSLNMGLSDTVLDNMEWLDLTMPSDPAGGLTPLGIPSDFLDTHDLQLHWD is encoded by the exons ATGGAGCCCCAGGGGCTGCCCAGAGCAGTGGGGGATTATGAGATGTTTGGTCTGCTGGTGCCCAGTCCCCAGAGTGAGGCGGTCACCCATGAGCTGGAGGAGCTGACCCTACAGCCCAGCAACAACCTGCCCCCCCTCAACGAACGCAAGAACG TCCTTCAGCTGAGGCTACAGCAGAGACGCACCCGTGAGCAGCTGGTAGACCAGGGCATCATGCCTC CTCTAAAGAGCCCAGCGGCATTTCATGAGCAGATACGCAGCCTGGAGAGAGCCAGG ACTGAAAACTTCCTGAAACACAAGATCCGCAGCCGACCAGAGAGATCTGAACTGGTCAGAATGCACATCCTTAAGGAGACTGGGGCAGAACCCTCCCTGCAGGCCACCCAGATGAAGCTGaagagggccaggctggctgacGACCTGAATGAGAAGCTGGCCCAGCGCCCCGGCCCCATGGAACTGGTAGAAAAGAACATTCTGCCTGTAGAACCCAGCGTCAAGGAGGCCATCATTG TAAACTACCCCAAAGCGCTGGACACGTACGGGTTTGATGAGGACAGCGGGGACGCCCTGTCTCCAGAGCAGCCGGCCAGCCATGAGTCCAAGGCCTCCACACCCTCCCCTGGGGAACCTCGGGCCCTAGAGGCCCCATGCCCACCCCCGCTGCCCACAATCACCAACAACCACACAATCCTACAG CCCTTTCCTGTTGTCACCCAGGCAACGGCAGACTTCCTCAAAGCTCTCTCCACCCAAGAGCTGCCAGTCAGTCGCCCAGCACCCGCGTCTCAGCCTATCATCACTGTCGTTCCTTCAAAGCCAGGGCCCACCCTAGTGAAA CAGAGCCAGCCCAAACAGCCGGGAGAGAGGAATCGCAGTAAGAAGGGCAAGGACCCAAAGCCCCGGGTCAAGAAGTTAAAGTACCACCAGTATGTCCCCCCAGACCAGAAACAGGAGGCCAGCGAAGCCCCCATGGACTCATCCTACGCCAAGATCCTCCACCAGCAGCAACTGTTCCTCCAGCTGCAGATCCTCaaccaacagcagcagcagcactacaACTACCACACCATCCTCCCAGCACCCTTAAA acctGTAGCTGAGGGTCAGAACAGCGGTGTGAACGGCCTGCCAACCTCTATAGTGCTGTCCCTGCCTCCTGCCCCCCATGTCACTGTCCCTCCTCCCACCCCTGTCCGTCCCAACAACAGCCTATCCAACCGCAAGCCTGGCCACCTGCCTCCTAACCTGGAGGACATGAAGGTGGCCGAGTTGAAACTGGAGCTGAAATTGCGAAGCCTCCCTGTCTCAGGGACCAAGACTGATCTCATCGAGAGGCTGAAGCCCTACCAGGAGGGTCCTAGCACCCCGGCCCCTACCACAGTCCCAAACCCCGGCTTTAAAACCCTCCCCTCAATTCCCATCGAGGTTGGCTCATCCCCTGCACTTCTACCTGCCCACCAGGTGGCACCAGAGAGCATGAGCGCCACAGCCCCAGTGTCCCCAATCCCCACAGACCTCGCCACCTTCAGAGACGACGGAGGGATGCCCAGGGTATCCAAGCTCCTTTGCGACCCCCAGAGGGTGAGCCTCTGTCGGACAGGCGCGGGGATGTCCCAACTTGGCCTGGGTGTTGTTCCGGAGGAGAAGGACCGGCGGCTCCATGAGAAGGAACGTCAGATCGAGGAGCTGATGAGGAAGCTGGAGCAGGAGCAGATGCTGGTGGAGGAGCTCAAGATGCAGCTGGGGGTGGAGAAGAAGACCCAGCCCCTCCAGGGACCCTCAGACCCCGTCCCCATGATCCAGACCTTCAACGCAGTCAAAATGGAAGGCAGGGTCCTTCCTAACTGCTCAGCCATGATTAACTCAACCCTGGCCCCCCAGACTCTCCCCACTGTGGTGAAGGTAGAGGATGTAATTTGTAACACCAGACCCCATTCCCAGCCCAATCCGGCCCCCAGTCTGCCCCAGTTTTTCATCAGCCACCAGGGGAGAGTGTCCCAGGTTCTAGGCCAGCCTGTTTCCCAGACCCTACTCACGGCCCAGGATGGCTCTACTCAGATCCTCCTTCCTGTCCTCCAGGCTACGTTGTCAAATCAGGCCCCAGGTCTGATGCAAGCCTCCATCTCCCAGCTGCATACCACCAAGATGGAGACAGCCTCCACTCAGCAGATAACTAATCACAACCACATTTTGCAG ACTGTTACAGTTTGTAACGGCTCTGGGATGGTGGAGAACCAGACTATGCCCGACATGCCTCCCCAGTGTTTCCTGAGCAGCTCCCCAGATAACAGGCACTCTCCCCGTGGGGCTTCACCCAGCCACAACCATTCCAATGGGCCTGTTAACAAG TCCCCCTCTCCATCCCAGCCCAccttcatcctccacccctcctcccttgtTACCCAGCCCCCCAAGACCAGGGAGCCCCCTCGCTACGAGGATGCAGTTAAACAGACCCGCAACCTGCAGCAGGCCAACAACCTCACACAG GTTTCCACGGCAACCAGCCAGCAGATGGACGACCTGTTTGACATCCTGATTCAGAGTGGAG AGATCACTCCATTCATCCAGCAGGACCTGCCTTCTCTAAGCACTAAGACTGTCCCTGTCACAGCCAACATCACTACCCTCCCTGTCAACACCGCCCTGTTCAGAACCCCTCCACAGATCCAGGTTgctccccctcccacccctcccttcaACCCCCTGCCCCTCCCCAGCCTGTCCTCCGACAACCAGCTGGAGGCCTTCCTGGAGGGGACTCTGAACAACCTGTCCCCAACCACGGATCCCCGCACCCTGGGTCTGATCGAGGAGTTGCAGTCCCAGCTcctggatcaaccctactccccAATGGACACCTCAGAGCTGTCCTTCTGCGACTCCacgtctcccccttcctccctcaacATGGGCTTGTCCGACACAGTCCTGGACAACATGGAGTGGCTGGATCTAACCATGCCGTCCGACCCCGCGGGGGGGCTCACACCCCTGGGGATTCCTTCAGACTTCCTGGATACACACGACCTGCAGCTGCACTGGGactga